The following are encoded together in the Acinetobacter radioresistens DSM 6976 = NBRC 102413 = CIP 103788 genome:
- a CDS encoding DUF2726 domain-containing protein, with protein MSEFIHNSFLIIGILASLGLVYLSLQQYLTSKKQFLAKPVITAFEKRMFIRLKEVLPQQHILAQVAFSALITSDDYKIRQKFNRKVTDFVVLNTQFEVIAIIELDDPTHLYKEEEDRQRDTMLKEAGYRIIRYTEIPTIRQLQKDIL; from the coding sequence GTGTCAGAATTTATTCATAATTCATTTCTAATTATTGGTATCTTGGCAAGTCTTGGACTCGTATATTTAAGTCTTCAGCAGTACCTTACTTCTAAAAAGCAGTTTTTGGCTAAACCGGTCATTACTGCCTTTGAGAAGCGCATGTTTATTCGCCTTAAAGAGGTTCTCCCACAGCAGCATATACTGGCTCAAGTGGCATTTAGTGCACTCATTACGAGCGATGACTATAAAATCCGTCAGAAATTTAATCGCAAAGTTACAGATTTTGTCGTTTTAAACACTCAGTTTGAAGTGATTGCCATAATTGAACTTGATGACCCTACACATCTTTATAAAGAAGAAGAAGACCGGCAACGGGATACGATGCTCAAAGAAGCGGGCTACAGGATTATACGATATACAGAAATTCCAACTATTCGACAGCTTCAAAAAGATATACTTTAA
- a CDS encoding Nif3-like dinuclear metal center hexameric protein gives MARLTDILQWCDQTLKTSEFRDYAPNGLQIEGSQEVNKILCAVTASQEAIDAAIAQKADLLLVHHGYFWKGEPYPITGMRGKRIKTLIQNNISLVAFHLPLDSHPTLGNNAAISDLLGLEHLEALDPSERHPVGNIGYLPEALSPEAFRNYLAERLNTQVLHLPAEKLSVQKIGFCTGAAQDFITKAAVQGCDAYISGEVSERTYYEAQELDVHYYACGHHATERYGVQRLGQALAEQFALEYHYHELNNPV, from the coding sequence ATGGCCAGGTTGACTGATATTCTTCAATGGTGTGATCAGACATTGAAAACTTCCGAATTTCGTGACTATGCGCCGAACGGTTTGCAAATTGAAGGCTCGCAGGAAGTAAATAAAATTTTGTGTGCAGTTACTGCATCACAAGAAGCTATTGATGCGGCGATTGCACAAAAAGCAGATCTGTTATTGGTTCATCATGGTTATTTCTGGAAAGGCGAACCCTATCCGATTACCGGTATGCGCGGCAAACGTATTAAAACTTTAATACAGAATAACATCTCTCTTGTCGCTTTTCATTTACCTTTAGATTCGCACCCAACATTGGGTAATAATGCTGCCATTTCTGATTTACTTGGCCTTGAGCATCTTGAAGCACTTGATCCATCTGAACGGCATCCGGTGGGTAACATTGGTTATTTACCAGAAGCATTAAGTCCGGAAGCATTTAGAAATTATCTGGCAGAACGTTTAAACACCCAGGTACTTCATCTACCTGCGGAAAAGTTATCTGTGCAAAAAATAGGTTTTTGTACTGGAGCTGCTCAGGATTTCATTACTAAAGCAGCTGTCCAGGGTTGTGATGCTTATATTTCCGGTGAGGTTAGTGAGCGAACTTATTATGAGGCTCAGGAACTAGATGTGCATTACTATGCCTGTGGGCACCATGCGACTGAACGTTATGGTGTACAACGCTTAGGTCAAGCACTGGCTGAACAGTTTGCCCTCGAATATCATTATCATGAACTGAACAATCCGGTTTAA
- a CDS encoding superoxide dismutase: MTTITLPPLPYDYDALEPHISKETLEFHHDKHHNTYVVNLVKAIEGTDLEGKELDDIIKATAGDASKAGIFNNAAQVWNHTFYWNCMTKNGGGKATGPVAEKIDAAFGSYEKFAEEFATAATTQFGSGWAWLVADEVNGNLSIMKTSNADTPLAHGKVAILTIDVWEHAYYIDYRNARPKYISTFLESLVNWEYVNAKLAGQPAGVEK; this comes from the coding sequence ATGACAACCATTACTTTACCTCCTCTTCCTTATGACTACGATGCGCTTGAGCCGCACATTAGTAAAGAAACTTTAGAATTCCACCATGACAAACATCACAACACTTATGTGGTGAATCTGGTTAAAGCAATCGAAGGTACTGACCTCGAAGGTAAAGAGCTGGACGACATCATCAAAGCAACTGCGGGTGATGCATCTAAAGCAGGTATTTTTAACAATGCAGCCCAAGTATGGAATCATACATTCTACTGGAACTGTATGACTAAAAATGGTGGCGGTAAAGCTACTGGTCCTGTTGCTGAGAAAATTGATGCAGCTTTCGGTTCTTATGAAAAATTTGCTGAAGAATTCGCAACTGCGGCTACTACACAGTTTGGTTCAGGTTGGGCTTGGTTAGTGGCTGATGAAGTAAATGGCAACCTGTCAATCATGAAAACTTCAAATGCAGATACGCCATTGGCTCATGGTAAAGTAGCGATTCTGACCATTGATGTATGGGAGCATGCATATTATATCGACTACCGCAATGCACGTCCTAAGTACATCTCTACTTTCCTTGAAAGCCTGGTAAACTGGGAATATGTAAATGCAAAACTTGCAGGCCAGCCTGCTGGAGTTGAGAAATAA